The Candidatus Nanohalococcus occultus genome contains a region encoding:
- the dph5 gene encoding diphthine synthase produces the protein MLYLVGLGLDDGEITQKGLKALENAEKAYAEFYTNTETVSVEELEEKTGTEIEKLSREKVEQEDIILESAEEKDTAFLVSGDPLTATTHYEIKHRAVQRGIETTVVHAPSIFTSIAETGLNVYKFGRTVTLPEDFAPESITEHIEKNDSIGLHTLVLLDINYDGSKAADKLVKIDESLEGRRAVLVERANADSMNAKVIELGEEFETGETPHCLAIVGKTDHMEEEFLESHDG, from the coding sequence ATGCTTTATTTGGTTGGTCTCGGACTTGACGATGGAGAAATAACACAGAAAGGACTGAAAGCCCTGGAAAACGCTGAGAAAGCGTACGCAGAGTTTTACACTAACACCGAGACAGTCTCAGTAGAAGAGCTGGAAGAAAAGACAGGCACAGAGATAGAAAAACTCTCAAGAGAAAAGGTCGAACAGGAAGACATCATACTAGAGTCCGCAGAGGAGAAAGACACAGCATTCCTTGTTTCAGGCGATCCTTTAACTGCTACGACCCATTACGAGATAAAACACCGTGCGGTACAGAGAGGTATTGAGACAACCGTTGTTCATGCGCCTTCGATCTTTACAAGCATCGCGGAGACAGGTTTAAACGTTTACAAGTTCGGCCGAACCGTTACACTTCCCGAGGATTTCGCACCAGAATCAATAACCGAGCATATCGAGAAAAACGATTCAATCGGACTACACACACTTGTTTTGCTTGATATCAACTATGACGGCTCCAAGGCCGCAGACAAACTTGTCAAGATAGATGAAAGCTTGGAAGGCAGGAGAGCAGTGCTGGTTGAGCGTGCGAACGCAGATTCTATGAACGCGAAGGTTATAGAGCTAGGAGAAGAGTTCGAAACAGGAGAAACACCTCACTGCCTGGCAATCGTTGGAAAGACAGACCACATGGAAGAGGAGTTTTTGGAGAGTCACGATGGATAA
- a CDS encoding carboxypeptidase-like regulatory domain-containing protein: protein MKFSRIVLVLLILVPTATAQISVGLQPEEDKELGSNQKIDIFAEASTYRSNGVEYLRIYSREDAGEWVSSEEMQASGCADGYCSVELKESQPAGTTIEFKAKARSRDGSTYTEGPITIEWISNSGEDEDNGETDQGKDASVSLGSPANDAEDVGTNPSFRFTVTDEDSYAMESVTLAIEEKHGSSDSPWSYYGEGQRAKTYTVTEYGSDVYVSGRNYAQQFDFSGALLDPGKSYVWAVKADDGDGDEPAKSEIRSFTTEEEDEGDGEDEDNGNGDDTDWNEDPHADLVVTPDRAESGTRFKFDASDSDDDDGFIDFYRYDFDGDGDWDRTTSDSVVYKRIYDDGRKEARVRAVDNDGAADTDEYDYTVTSDDDVPEIELRSPEDGEEVDPDVRFRWKITDGDDSSMDDTKLVVEEKDYNGDRPWDNGKSYDISDMTDLVQSRTVDLDEDTVYVWGIKADDGQGGYHRSEVFEFTTTEDDGDGDYDGDEANLEIEVEDEDGDELDAEVEVEGPEDESGTTGSDGEIDFDLEPGDYEVTVSKSGYRTETEDIELSEGEEETLDFELEREPEDIEVLYARIPRTVCRGDDLTAEIGITNNGGSEHLELRLVAGSSIAGKDIEIDKYSTELRRITAENIGGEEFNAVLMLENGRERRFTQEVKVNDCGSTDDISVNVRPREITYGQNIEVSGYVEAEDRRQQVEVFVDGIKLGETTTDRRGRYSLFVRPTNAGRQDIRVEAGQATARSSVNVIPTVNVASLKLPERSFQSREFEVCAEVKSQVTPQVQLVRDGTVIDSKSAEGDVCFDTSTVETGEHTYGILASAYGVRSGQEREIEVLELGSEVDTFPEKVATVRAEDGLVKVEVYNNREDSGLYEVSVDGLPNGWFTTTDKAFELAKGDRKTVYFYFVPEREGRFYTEIEVSRNGEQIQTTNVPIKAQGTTQPQVTWHERIRSLFPSW from the coding sequence GTGAAATTCTCAAGGATTGTTCTTGTGCTTCTTATCTTGGTGCCTACAGCTACAGCACAGATCTCGGTGGGTCTACAGCCTGAAGAAGATAAAGAACTAGGTTCGAATCAGAAAATTGATATATTCGCGGAGGCATCAACTTACCGTTCTAACGGGGTAGAATACCTCAGAATATATTCTCGGGAAGACGCTGGAGAATGGGTTTCCTCTGAGGAAATGCAGGCTTCTGGATGTGCTGATGGCTACTGTAGTGTGGAATTAAAGGAGTCTCAACCTGCTGGAACCACGATCGAATTCAAGGCGAAAGCAAGGTCCAGGGACGGTAGCACTTACACAGAAGGCCCTATAACTATCGAATGGATTTCTAACTCGGGCGAGGACGAAGATAATGGCGAAACCGATCAGGGAAAGGATGCTTCCGTTTCTCTTGGAAGTCCGGCTAATGATGCGGAAGATGTCGGTACGAATCCGAGCTTCCGGTTTACGGTAACTGATGAGGACAGTTACGCTATGGAGTCTGTAACGCTGGCTATAGAGGAAAAACACGGTAGCAGTGACAGCCCTTGGAGTTATTACGGTGAAGGCCAGCGGGCTAAAACTTATACGGTAACGGAGTACGGCTCGGATGTGTATGTGTCCGGTCGGAATTACGCTCAGCAGTTCGATTTCTCTGGAGCTTTACTGGATCCTGGGAAAAGCTATGTTTGGGCGGTAAAAGCTGATGACGGCGATGGGGATGAACCGGCTAAATCAGAGATCCGTAGTTTCACAACAGAGGAAGAAGATGAGGGTGACGGTGAGGACGAGGATAACGGTAACGGAGACGATACTGATTGGAATGAGGATCCGCATGCTGATCTAGTTGTAACTCCGGACCGCGCTGAGTCAGGTACGCGGTTCAAGTTCGATGCCTCGGACTCGGATGATGACGATGGCTTCATCGATTTCTACAGATATGATTTCGACGGCGACGGCGACTGGGATAGAACTACGAGCGATTCAGTGGTCTATAAGCGAATCTATGACGACGGTCGGAAGGAGGCAAGGGTCAGAGCGGTTGATAACGACGGAGCCGCAGATACAGACGAATACGATTATACGGTTACATCTGACGATGACGTGCCGGAGATCGAGCTTAGATCGCCTGAAGACGGAGAGGAGGTCGATCCGGATGTCCGGTTCAGATGGAAGATAACTGACGGAGATGATTCCTCGATGGATGATACCAAGCTAGTTGTTGAGGAAAAAGACTACAACGGCGACAGGCCTTGGGATAACGGAAAAAGCTATGATATCTCCGATATGACTGACTTAGTCCAGTCCAGGACAGTTGACTTAGATGAGGATACTGTCTATGTCTGGGGAATCAAGGCAGATGATGGGCAGGGCGGATACCATCGCTCCGAGGTATTCGAGTTCACGACCACGGAAGACGACGGAGACGGTGACTACGATGGAGACGAAGCCAACCTTGAAATCGAGGTAGAAGACGAGGACGGGGACGAACTCGATGCGGAAGTCGAGGTAGAAGGCCCAGAAGATGAATCCGGTACGACAGGATCGGATGGAGAGATCGACTTTGATCTGGAACCCGGAGACTATGAGGTAACAGTCTCGAAGTCCGGCTACAGGACGGAAACTGAGGACATAGAGCTTTCAGAGGGAGAGGAAGAAACCCTGGACTTCGAGCTTGAACGCGAGCCTGAAGACATCGAAGTACTCTACGCTCGTATACCTCGAACCGTCTGCCGCGGAGACGATCTGACCGCGGAAATAGGTATAACCAACAACGGAGGCAGCGAACACCTTGAGTTGCGACTTGTGGCCGGAAGCTCGATCGCAGGTAAAGACATAGAGATAGATAAGTACTCAACAGAGCTTCGCCGTATTACGGCCGAGAACATCGGCGGCGAAGAGTTCAACGCAGTTTTAATGCTTGAAAACGGCAGAGAAAGACGTTTCACTCAGGAAGTAAAGGTAAATGACTGCGGTAGCACCGACGATATCTCAGTCAATGTAAGACCTAGAGAGATAACTTACGGCCAGAACATCGAAGTATCTGGTTATGTGGAAGCGGAAGATCGCAGACAGCAGGTAGAGGTATTCGTCGATGGAATAAAACTCGGTGAAACAACTACGGATCGGCGCGGACGCTACAGCTTGTTCGTCCGTCCGACGAACGCCGGAAGACAGGACATAAGAGTTGAGGCAGGTCAGGCAACTGCGAGATCCTCGGTTAACGTCATACCTACAGTCAACGTTGCGTCCTTGAAGTTACCGGAGAGAAGCTTCCAGTCCCGTGAGTTCGAGGTATGTGCGGAGGTAAAATCGCAGGTAACGCCCCAGGTACAGCTTGTAAGAGACGGCACTGTCATTGACTCGAAGTCCGCTGAAGGCGATGTCTGTTTCGATACAAGCACCGTTGAGACCGGTGAACATACCTATGGCATACTTGCCTCGGCCTACGGGGTACGAAGCGGACAGGAACGGGAAATAGAAGTCCTCGAGTTAGGTTCAGAGGTCGATACGTTCCCTGAGAAGGTCGCAACGGTACGTGCCGAAGACGGACTCGTGAAAGTCGAAGTCTATAACAACAGGGAAGACAGCGGGCTGTATGAGGTATCGGTCGATGGACTGCCGAACGGATGGTTCACAACCACCGATAAGGCATTCGAGCTTGCGAAAGGAGACCGGAAGACGGTCTACTTTTACTTCGTACCGGAAAGAGAAGGCCGGTTCTACACAGAGATCGAAGTAAGCCGTAACGGCGAGCAGATCCAAACCACGAACGTGCCGATAAAGGCACAGGGAACAACCCAGCCGCAGGTAACGTGGCATGAGCGAATCCGCTCATTGTTCCCGTCGTGGTAA
- a CDS encoding DUF357 domain-containing protein produces MDKTQEKLEEETEKWLEKLNERIEKRDESVEQMENVLAYRDDTSHFLEENDYIRAWESVIYAWGILETLERLGRFN; encoded by the coding sequence ATGGATAAGACTCAGGAAAAACTCGAGGAAGAAACCGAAAAATGGCTGGAAAAGCTAAACGAACGTATAGAAAAACGCGACGAATCCGTAGAACAGATGGAAAACGTTCTAGCATACAGAGACGATACAAGCCATTTCTTGGAGGAAAACGATTACATTCGGGCCTGGGAGTCGGTTATCTACGCCTGGGGGATACTTGAGACGCTTGAAAGGTTAGGCAGATTTAACTAA
- a CDS encoding class I SAM-dependent methyltransferase: protein MKQTQLEERVRQIFEQQGFEVEKTGFGYKAEKERQSFEIQVFSSEKHSEKQVMESVEKDLVFVDEPLSAVKDQLNVDVSVLEERNDEEYDLPSFEIIGDIAVINELVDLSREEAVEGILNSNPNVETILLKTDSLSGEFRVGDYEKLYGEETETVHKEFGCRLKVDPTKVYFSERFSTERKRVIDQIEDGEKVLVMFAGVGPFAILAAKHANPEKVVAVEKNPIAAEYLEENIELNSLEGLVEGYEGDVEEIVPELGEKFDRIIMPLPGMADKFLSLAVDSAAENAVVHYYRFLEEGNWESLDQEIEALAEEFDVLDRTVCGERSPSSQRVCVDIMLRNQV, encoded by the coding sequence ATGAAACAGACACAGCTCGAGGAACGAGTAAGACAGATCTTCGAGCAGCAGGGCTTTGAGGTCGAAAAAACAGGTTTCGGGTATAAAGCAGAGAAGGAGAGGCAAAGCTTCGAAATCCAGGTTTTCTCCTCGGAAAAACACAGTGAAAAACAGGTCATGGAATCTGTGGAAAAAGACCTTGTTTTCGTCGACGAACCGTTATCAGCTGTCAAAGACCAGCTGAATGTCGATGTATCGGTTCTAGAGGAAAGAAATGATGAAGAATACGACTTGCCGTCTTTCGAGATAATAGGCGATATCGCGGTTATCAACGAGCTGGTTGATCTTTCCAGAGAAGAGGCCGTTGAAGGAATACTGAACTCGAATCCGAACGTAGAAACAATACTTTTGAAGACAGATTCTTTGAGCGGAGAGTTCCGAGTGGGCGACTACGAGAAACTTTACGGCGAGGAAACCGAGACGGTTCACAAGGAGTTTGGCTGCCGGCTGAAGGTCGATCCAACCAAGGTCTACTTTTCCGAAAGGTTCTCAACCGAGAGAAAAAGAGTAATCGATCAGATAGAAGATGGGGAGAAGGTCTTGGTAATGTTTGCCGGGGTTGGACCATTTGCTATACTGGCAGCTAAACATGCGAATCCAGAGAAAGTTGTTGCAGTTGAGAAAAATCCGATTGCCGCTGAATATCTGGAGGAAAACATCGAATTGAACAGTTTAGAGGGCTTAGTTGAGGGCTATGAGGGCGATGTAGAGGAGATAGTCCCTGAGTTAGGTGAGAAGTTCGATCGGATAATTATGCCTCTACCCGGAATGGCTGATAAATTCCTTTCACTGGCGGTTGATTCGGCTGCTGAAAATGCTGTGGTTCATTACTACCGTTTCCTAGAGGAGGGAAACTGGGAGTCTCTGGATCAAGAAATAGAGGCGTTGGCAGAGGAGTTCGACGTTTTAGACAGAACGGTCTGTGGTGAACGCTCACCGTCATCACAGAGAGTATGTGTGGATATAATGCTGAGAAACCAGGTCTGA